In the genome of Candidatus Pristimantibacillus lignocellulolyticus, the window GTATGATAACGCGCTGGTGTAAGAAGGAGAATGAAAAAATGAAGGTAATACTGTCTGGATTACAATGGATGATTTTCATGATTGCCGGTGCTATTGCTGCACCAATTGCCATTGCAGATTTATATAACTTAACACCAATTGAGACATCAGAACTCATTCAGAGCACAATAATTGTATTAGGGATTGCTGGATTTTTACAAGGTCTGTTGGGCCATAAATTTCCTATTCATGAAGGACCTGCAGGGTTATGGTGGAGTATTTTCACGATATACGCAAGTTTAGTGGGGGTATTGTATTCTTCTAATATAGCTGCCTTACAAGCTTTAAGTGGAGGAATGATTATAAGTGGAGGGTTATTTGTCCTTATTTCGGTATTTAAGCTTATGGATAAAATAGCCCGTCTATTTACACCGACAATCACTTTTATATATCTATTCTTATTGATTTTTCAATTAAGTGGTTCGTTTATGAAAGGAATGATGGGGATCACATCCAGCCATACGTTATTAGATGTTAACGTGCTCTTGCTAAGTGTGATTGTGATTTGCATTACCTTTTGGTTAGGAAACTGCCGATTGGCATTGCTGCGCCAATTTTCTGTCATAGTTAGTATATTGATCGGTTGGCTATTGTTTATGATTTGCGGTAAGGTGCCAGTAATAGTACAGGCAGATGCATTAATTAAGTTGCCGAACATCTTCCCGTTTGGGTGGCCGCAATTTGACGGCGGGACGATGACTACAGCGTTCTTGTTAACCCTGTTATTAATCACGAATGCGATTGCATCAATTCGATTGATGGAGACCGTTATGAAGCACAAGCCAATGGATCATAACCGTTATTTGCGTGCCGGATTTGTCTCAGGAATTACACATATTATTAGCGGTTGTTTAGGGGCGATCGGCTCCGTGCCTATTTCGGGGGCCGCGGGATATGTTGAACAGACAGGGACAAGGGAGCGTAGATCATTTTTAATTGGGTGTAGCCTTGTGGTCTTCATTTCCTTGTTTCCGCCAATAATGAACGTTATTTCAGCCATTCCCGCACCTATAGGCTATGCTGTTACATTCGTTATTTTTGTAAAAATGGTTGGATTAGCCTTGATGGAGTTGAAGAAGGTTTTTCATGAGAAGCGAACGTTTATCATTAGTGGGGTTTCTCTTATCTTTGGTGTCGGTCTCATGTTTGTTCCTTCATCAGCGACGAGTCACATGTCTCCGGTCTTGATAGCCATTTTGAATAACGGCCTAATTAGCGGAAGTTTATTAGCAATTATTTTGGAACAAGGATGGATATGGAAAGACAGATTTAATGCTAAGAATTCTAAGAAAATTAATCCTTAATTTGGATGGAGTCTCCTACGGGAATAAGTTTTAATGTCAAAGACACAGGATGCCCAACTCACATTAGGTGAGAGGGTATTCTGTTTTTTTGTGTTAAAAGGTGTATTTAGAATATAGTGTTCACCAATCCATGGTTTAATACAAGATAGTCTACGAGAAATAGGCTGAATAGGTGTATACTACAGAAATAGTTTATAAGGTAGGTGAAAGTGAATGGATAAGGAATTTACATTAGCTAGCCAGCTATTAATATTGCTAGATACAGAACGAAGATGGTTTACCTTGGCTGAAATAGAGAAAAGCTTAGGGATTTCCTATAAAACAATTCGCAAAATGGTTGAGGACATTAGCGAGCAACTACCATCCGCTGTTACCATTGAGGTTTCCAGAGGAAAGGGAATATTTCTTCAACGTGAACGAAGTAAGGCGATTCAAGAAGTGATTTCTACGATGTTCAGACAAACGGTCTTTTACCGTCTAATGAATATATTATTTACGAGTGTAAGTAACCTCTCCATGGAGGAGCTTGCTGCGGTTATGTTTATGAGTACCTCATCTTTGAAAAAGCTGATTGTGCAATTAAATAATCACGATCTTAAGCCGTATAAGCTACGCATAACATATTCCACTCCCACGATTAAAGGGAATGAAATGAACATAAGAAATTTTTATTGGAAACTATATTGTAATGCTTACGAGTTCACAGGGTGGCCATTTGAAAATATAAACTTTGAAGATGCTAATCAGTTAATTACGAATATAGAGCAAGAGAAGAATATTGTATATTTTATAAATTCAAAAAGGAAGTTATCATTTTTGCTGGCGATTGTTATCGCAAGAGTTACGAAAGGGAAATATGTCAAGATTGATGAGTTTGGTTACCCATGGGAAAAGGGAATATTTTATTTGCCCGTGAAAACCTTAGCGAAGGAACTTGAAGAAAAGTACGTTATTCAATTCCCTAATAGTGAAATATTTTTCATACAATCGCAAGTTAGCCTCAGCCAATACCACTATTATGAAGGATCAGACATAACACCAGTGAAAGAAGTCAAACTGCACGAAGATAAAGAAGAATATCAAATGGGCAATCTGCTTATATCGTTATTGATCAAGGCATACCCCGCATTGGATAAGGAAGAACGATTTATATTGGAGATATACGGATTTTTTGACAGGCTATTAATTGATAATGCTATTCCCGATTGGATGACAATATCCAAAAGTCATTTAACGTCATATGTTCAAAAAGAGTGTCAACACATGATTCAGGAATTGCAACTCTGTATGCAAACGTGGAATAAAACCTATCCATCCATTTCGTATAATGATTTTCATATAACTAAGTTGACTTTAATTGTCCGTTCAAGTTTACGCTATCAAACGAAGAGGGCTTTCTTAGTAGTGGGGGAGGAGTTTTCCATTCGTCATTACATCGCAGATTTGATTAAGAAGGAGATAGGTGATCAGTTAATCATAAATACTTCCATTATGAAAGGGCTAACTGACGAAATTATGCAAGAAAATCAAATTGATCTTGTGATTAGTAATATCCCGGTTGCATTAAAGCAGGTGCCTGTTGTGATGATTTCTACAATTCCATCTCCAAGAGATCTAGATAATATCCGCAAAGCGTTAGTCGAATTATAAGCTTATATGTAGAATTATTATCATTTGGTCAAATTTTTCCCATACTCAATATAGGTTTTTGACCTAGTTTATTAGAGTGTAAAACCTTATGCTAAGTTTAGTTTCGAAACTATTCTTTGTTGGCGAGTGGAAGTGATTTCAGCAAGCCTATTAAACAATATAAGGTTGGAGGACAAGGCATGAGCAGGCATTTAAGTGCACAAAAGGGAGAAATAGCGGAACGTGTATTACTTCCTGGAGATCCTTTACGTGCAAAGTTTGTAGCAGAACATTTTTTAGATGAGGCCTATTGTTATAACGAAGTAAGGGGCATGTATGGCTACACGGGATTATACAAAGGCATACCGGTATCAGTTCAGGGAACAGGGATGGGAAATCCATCGATGAGTATCTATGGAACGGAATTGGTTGTTGATTATGATGTGAAGAAATTGATACGTATCGGTACATGCGGTGCAATGCAGGAGGAAATAAAAATTCGTGATATTATAATGGCCCAGGCTGTGTCTTCTGATAGTAATTTGACGGAGAAGGTCTTCCATGGCTGTAATTATGCACCTACAGCAGATTTTACATTGTTAATGAAAGCGTTTCATCAGGCACAAGATAAAAATGTAAATGTCTTTGTTGGTAACATTTATAATTCGGATGAATTTTATCGTGAGACTTTAGAACGACTGAATAAATTTATGGAATTTGGTGTATTGGGCGTAGAGATGGAAAGTACAGCCCTATATACGTTAGCCGCTAAATATGGTGTGAAGGCACTTACCATTTTGACAGTGGGCAGTCAATTGTTAAGACAGGAATTCTTAACCCATAAAGAAAGTGAACAATCTTTTTATGAAATGGTTGAAATTGCACTGAACACTATCATTGATTAGTTAGAGGGCCGAATAAGGAAGAAAATTGAGGGGAGTCATGTAAAATGAAAAAAAGTATAAAAGGTAAGTTTGGCGTAGTACTGTTAGCTTTTGCAATTATTCTAGGGGGCTGCGGTGTAGCTAATACTGGCTCAAAGGGCGAATCAACGAACAAGGATAAACTTTCAGTAGGCTATTATGTAAACGGTAACTTGGGTGACAGTGGGTTCTTCGATTCTGCTAATGCAGGCCTTGAGAAGGCAACGAAAGAGCTAGGTATTGAATTCAAGGCTGTACAAGGCGGAGGGAACCAATCTGACTGGCCTATCGGATTTGAGTCCATGGTTTCAAGCGGCAAATATGAGCTAATCGTTGTTGGTACAAGCCAAATGAAAGAAATTGCAATAGATCTTGCAAATCGTTATCCAGATCAGAAGTTCATTTACTTCGATGAAACAATTGTGGATGTACCTAACATCTACTCTGTAAAATACAACCAACGTGAGGGTTCTTTCCTCGCAGGTGCATTCGCAGCACTCGTTACGAACAGTAATGAGCTCGAAAATGCAAACCCGGAAAAGGTAGTAGGTTTCCTTGGCGGTATGGATATTCCAATTATCAAAGATTTCAAATCAGGTTATGAGCAGGGTGTAGCATATGTTGATCCTGAAGTGAAGGTAATTACTTCTTTCGTGGGTGACTTTATTAATGCTCCAAAAGGTAAAGAGCTAAGTATGGCTCAATATAATTCACAACAGGTTGATATTCTATATTCGGTTGCAGGTCCGTCAGGAATCGGAGCTCTAGAAGCTGCTAAAGAAGTAAATAAATATGCAATTGGTGTGAACAGCAACCAGAACAACGTACAACCAGGCAACGTGCTAACATCTATGCTTAAAAATGTAGATAGCTCAATCTTCCGTGCGATTGATTTATATAAGCAAGAAAAGCTTCCATTTGGAACAAATGAATCCCTGGGCTTTAATGAGGATGGGGTAGGTCTTGCAAAAGACGATCTTTACAATCAATATGTACCGCAAACAATCCGCGATCAAGTAGATGAAATTCAAGCGAAGCTGGTTAGCGGTGAAATCAAAGTACAATAGGAGGTTCACGATGGCAGACCTGCTGGAAATGCGCAATATCCATAAAGTATACCCGAACGGTACAAAAGCCAATAAAGGTGTGTCCTTCTCCGTACGCCAAGGCGAAATTCATGCCTTGGTTGGCGAGAATGGCGCAGGCAAATCAACACTGATGAAAATTTTATTCGGTTTGGAAGCGCCTACAGAAGGAGATATTTTGTATCAGGGTGAGAAGATTACACTGAAAAGCCCAAAGGATGCAATAAAATATGAAATTGGTATGGTTCATCAGCATTTTATGCTGGTACCTTCTTTCACTGTAGCAGAGAACATTGTGCTTGGCATTGAACCTCGTAGAGGTGTAATGTCGGACCGAGGGAAGGCCGTAGCTGAAACCGAGCGACTCATTCAACAATTCGGACTCAAAGTAGATCCAATTGCTAAGGTGGAGAATATTTCAGTAGGACTGAAGCAACGTGTCGAAATTTTAAAAGTATTGTATCGTGGAGCTCGGCTTATCATTCTTGATGAGCCGACCGCGGTTCTTACGCCGCAAGAAACAGATGAATTGTTCCAGTCACTTAAGAAGCTTGTTCAAGAGGGTTATACCATTATTTTTATTACGCATAAGCTTAATGAAGTTATGGGTATTTCCGATCGAATTACGGTTCTGAAATCAGGTAAAACTATTGCAACACTAAATACATCTGAAACGAATAAGGAAGAAATTTCGAGATTGATGGTCGGTCGTGACGTTCTGTTACGTGTTCAAAAAGAGCCAGCTAATCCAAAGGAAAAGGTTTTAGTTTTTGATCAAGTAAGCTGTTTATCGGATACAGGAAGCCAAGTGCTTAAGGATGTGTCATTCCAGATTCGAGCGGGTGAAATCTTTGGGATTGCCGGTGTTGAAGGGAATGGGCAGACGGAGCTGATTGAGGTTATTACTGGTTTTAGAAAAAACTCAAAAGGTAAGATAACTTTCTTGAATCATAATTTGGCGGATCATACGATTCGTGAAATTCGTAATATAGGTATAGGGCATATTGCAGAAGACCGCCAAACACGTGGCGCTTGCTTAACCTCCTCGATTAAGGAAAACTTGATTCTTGACTTGTATCGTGATCCTGCATTTCGTAAAGGACCGTTCCTGGATCAAAGGAAAATCCGCGAGCATGCTCAGCGACTCATTCAGGAATTTAACATTTTGACGCAAAGTGAAGAGACATTAGCGGGTTCACTATCTGGTGGAAATATTCAAAAGATTGTTGTTGCTCGTGAAATTTCAAAAAATCCGAAGTTACTAATTGCTGCCCAGCCTACTCGTGGTGTAGATATTGGCTCCATTGAGTTCATTCATAAAGAAATTGTTAAGAAACGTGATGAGGGAACAGCCGTGCTACTTGTATCTGCTGAGCTAACTGAAGTAATGAGTCTGAGCGATAGAATTGGCGTTATCTATAATGGAGAACTAGCCGTTATTTTGGAAAATTCCGATGATTTGACGGAAGAAGAGCTTGGATTCTATATGCTAGGTATTAAAAAACAAGAAGTGAGGGTGAACGCCACATGAAACAGAGAAATGCAATCTACCTTGATCTGCTAGGTATACTTCTGGCAATTGGGGCTGCCCTGTTCATTGGAATTATCGTAATTTTAGCTATAAGCAATGAGCCGGTAGCGGCATTACGATCATTGTTTATTGACCCTTTTACAAGCTTGTTCAGCTTTGGTTCTGTACTGAATCGTATGGTGCCACTCGTATTTACTGGGCTCGCGATTGTAGTCGTATTCCAAAGCGGAGTATTCAGTATGGGGGCCGAAGGTCAGCTGTATATGGGGGCATTAACAGGTGCACTGGCAGCAGTATATATTCCTGGGTTATCTCCATGGATTCACATTCCATTAGTTATTATCGCTTCAATCATCGGCGGAGGATTGTTTGGATTTATTCCGGGTTTTCTTAAAGCCGTATTTAAAGCCGATGAAATTGTATCCACGCTAATGTTTAATTTTATTGCAGTGCTATTCGTTTCTTTTTTGTTGAACTATGTTCTTAAGGATCCTAATAGTGGTGGTTTTGCTCGATTGCCTTATGTCCAAGGCAGTGCTAAGCTAGGTCAAATTATTCCAGGTATGCCGACGCATGCAGGCTTCTTGATTGCAATCGTAGCATCTATCGTTGTGTATTTTCTAATGTATAAGACGAAAATGGGATATGAGCTGCGTACAGTCGGTAAAAACCCTTTATTCGCTGAATATGGTGGTATTGCAACGAAAAAGGTTATTATGTTGAGTATTGCGATCAGCGGGGCGCTTGCTGGTTTGGGTGGAGCCGTTGAAGTAACGGGTATGCATGGCACGCTTAAAGAAGGCTTCTCTGTAGGTCTTGGCTTTGACGGTATTATTGTCTGCTTGCTTGCACGTAACCATCCGATTGGTGTATTGTTGTCTGCATTCTTCTATGCGTATTTACAGGTTGGCGGACAAGCGATGCAGGCCAACAGCGACGTCCCGCGTGATATTGCTATTATTATTCAGGCATTGCTAGTTCTATTTATTTCTTCACAAGCAATCTTTGCTTATTTGAAGCAAAGAAAATTACGTTCCGCGCAAGGAGGTGCTCCAGTTGCTAAGTAATATTTGGGATCAGACAGCAAATCTAACGCTGATTGTTATACTACTTCGTACACTGCCGCCAATTTTACTAGGAGCCTTGGGCGGACTCATGACAGACAGGGCAGGCGTTATCAACATCGGTATTGAAGGTTTGATGCTCGTATCGGCCTTTGTGTCAATTGCAGTTGGTTCAGCCACAGGCAATTGGTTCCTTGGAGTCGCAGGCGGCACAATGGCATCTATGCTGGTCAGTTACGGAATGGCCTTCTTCTCCTTAAAGATGAAGGTAGACATTATTATTGCCGGATTTGTTGTCAACATTTTTGGTGCCGGGATTACCGTCGTGCTCATGAGTATCTTTTATAATTCACATGGTAGCTATATGCCCTCTGTTCCAGTGAAGATACCGAATGTTGTAATTCCATTTCTGGAAAACATCCCGGTCATTGGCAAACTACTAAGTGGTCATAATCTTATGGTTTGGATTTCTTTTCTAGCTGTTGTTTTTTGTTTCTTCTTGTTGTATCGAACTCCTTATGGTGCACATTTACGAGCAACAGGCGAAGAGCCAAGCGCAGCGCGTTCGCTTGGAATCAATGTTAACCGCATTCAATATTCTGCAATCATTTGGAGCGGCTTCTTCTCTGGTCTTGCTGGCGCATACTTATCCATGGGTATGACAAGCATGTTCGTCAGAGATATGACAGCAGGCACAGGCTTTCTTGCTTTGGCAGTCGTTATTTTTGGTAATCGTCATCCGTTTGGCATATTGGCGGGCTCAAGTGTATTTGCGCTTGCGAGTGCTTTGACGATGATCATTGAGACAACACCAGGCAATGTTATACCAACCCAATTTATTAAAATGGTTCCCTATGTAGTTACAATCGTTGCGTTAGTTATTTACGCAATTAGAAAGAATAGAAAGGCAACGTTAGCATCCTAATTCTTTGGAGGTCATGCATATGTCAGCAGTACACAAAATGATTATCGACGCGGACACAGGCATCGACGACTCAATTGCAATCTTACATGCTTTGAAAGCAAAGGATGTAAGATTGGAAGGGATTACCACGGTATTCGGTAATTCGAGTGTAGATCAAGCTACAGAGAATACGATTCGTCTGATTCAACTTGCCCAGCCAGGTTATGAGGTTCCGGTTGCTAAAGGCGCTGCCAAGCCATTAGTACGCGAATGGGCGGGGCCGGTGGTTCATGTCCATGGTAATAATGGAATCGGTAATGTCGAGCTGCCGCCATCAGGGCAGCAACCGATTGCAGAATCTGCCGCACAATTTATCGTTCGTAAAGCAAATGAAATGCCAGGTGAAATCACATTGGTGACACTAGGACGCTTAACCAATGTAGCACTAGCGTTAGAGCTTGATCCTGATCTCCCTCAGAAGCTAAAGCATGTTGTCACAATGGGCGGTACCGTATTTGCTCCAGGTAATGTTACCCCTGTCGTCGAAGCAAATTTGCGAGGGGATCCGGAAGCGATTGACCGTGTTATTCGTTCTGGTATATCCATGACACTTGTTGGGCTAGATGTAACGATGAAAGCGAAGCTGAATAAGCAGCATTTGGAAAATCTTGCACAGGTGTGCCGTTCTGAAAACACTGCAATTGTGCAATATATGCAAGATGTGATTCAATATTATTTTAGCTACTATAGTCTTGAATGTAATTTAACGGACACTTGTCCGCTTCATGACCCATTGGCCATTCTCGTTGCTCGCATTCCTGAAATCGCAAGGATGCAGCAAATGAAAGTGCAAATTGAATGTGAGGGAACAATTACGGCAGGAGCTGTAATTGCTGATTTGCGGACAAATCCGAGTAATGGAGACGACATTATGGTATGTTTGGATGTCAATCCAGAACAGGTTGTTAATGAATTGCTTTCTGTGTTTTAGTAAAATATCATTGAACTGGAAATGGAGTTGTCCCCAAACGTTTAGAAATTTGCGGGATAACTCTTTTTTCTGTAAGGAGGAGTATTAACATGAAACAAACACCTCGGTTTAAGCGAATTTTCGTCATCGTTATGGATTCTGTAGGCATTGGTGAGGCTCCAGATGCTGAGAAGTTTGGTGATATAGGATCACATACATTAAGGCATATTGCAGAAAGCATGAAGGGGTTACATGTTCCTGTTTTATCTAAGTTAGGGTTAAGCCATATTGAGCAAATACCCGGAGTACCCAAAGTAGCGCATCCTTTAGCTTATTTCACCAAAATGCAAGAGGCTTCAAATGGGAAGGATACCATGACAGGCCACTGGGAGATTATGGGCTTAAGAATTGATGTTCCTTTCAGAGTGTTCCCTGATGGATTTCCATATGAATTAATTAACGAATTAGAACAAAGAACGGGACGAAAGGTAATTGGGAATAAGCCAGCTAGTGGTACAGCTATTCTTGAGGAACTTGGACAAGAGCATTTGAATACTGGAGCACTTATTGTCTATACTTCAGCAGATTCAGTGATTCAGATTGCTGCTCATGAAGAAGTTGTACCTTTGGAAGAGCTGTATCAAATCTGTGAAATTGCTAGAGAAATTACGTTGCGTGAAGAATATATGTTAGGAAGAGTGATCGCTAGACCATTTCTCGGACAGTCTGAGAATTTCAAGAGAACATCGAATCGACATGATTATGCCTTGAAGCCATATGGAAGAACCGTGATGAATGAGCTTAAGGATGCGGGGTTCGATGTACTAGCGATTGGCAAGATTTCAGATATATATGATGGTGAAGGTGTCACCCAGTCTTTGCGCACAGTGTCTAACATGGATGGCATGGATAAACTAATGGAGACAATTCATACTGATTTTACGGGACTTAGTTTCTTGAATCTTGTTGATTTTGATGCACTATATGGACATCGTAGAGATCCGATCGGGTATGGGAAAGCGCTAGAAGAATTCGATAAACGCTTAAACGAAGTTCTCACGGAGTTGAGTGAAGATGATCTTCTTGTAATTACGGCAGACCATGGCAATGATCCCATTCATATGGGTACAGATCATACCCGTGAATATGTTCCTTTACTTATCTACAGCAAGAGTTTCACCGGACAAAGTGAACTACCAGTAAGTAAGACATTTTCAGATATTGGAGCAACGGTTGCTGATAACTTTAATGTAACATCTCCACAATTTGGACATAGCCTATTACAGAAGCTTAAATAAATATAATATAAATAGAAACAGGATATCTCACTTGTATGTGGTGAATATCCTGTTTTTCTGTAAAATAGAACTATATCATAATTATATTAGGAGAAATTAGCTATGAGCAAAAAAATAGAATATAGAAAAGATTTTAAGCACATATACCTGCCAACAACTAACCCCGTTATTATTGATATGAATACGATACCTTATGTAATGGTAAGTGGCTCAGGCGATCCAAACGGTGAAGAGTTCTCCCTTGCGACAGAAGCACTATATCGCTTAAGTTATGCGGTGAAAATGTCTTATAAAAGTGATAACGTACCTGTCGGTTACTATGAATATACAGTTTTCCCGCTTGAGGGAGTTTGGGACTTAGTCGATAAGTCAAAACCGGCAACAGATAAGAGTAATTTAAAATACACGATTATGATACGCCAACCAGACTTTCTGACAGATGAATTATTCATAAAATTTGTTGAGCAGGTTAAAAAGAAAAAGCCAAATACATACCTTGAGAAGTTAGTATTTGGTGAAATGCAGGATGGTTTAAGCTGCCAAGTAATGCACATTGGAAGTTATGATAATGAACCGGAAAGCTTTGCTAAGATGGAAGCATATTGTCAGGAAAATGGATATTTACGTTCAGCTAAAACTCACCGGGAAATTTATCTTTCCGATCCACGCAAGACTGAAATGCAGAAATTGAAAACTGTTTTAAGATTTTCTATAGAAATGCGCTAGGAGGATCTCGAATTTCTTGACACGCACTACTTCTTTAAAGTAGGTATTGAAACTTCATATATAGATGAAAGGCATCATAATCTGATGCTAAATCCATTAAGAATTCATTAAGATTTAACGAGCTAAATAATGGTAATATAATCAAGGGTGTACTAAATAAATCTAGAAGGTAGGTTGAGTAATAGTTATGAAAAAGATATCATTTATTAGTTCTATTTTATTGGTTATTTGTTTAATAATCTCGATGTCATTTGGCGGTAATATAATTACCGCAAAAACGTCAGCTGATTTCACAGACCTTAAAGATTTGGATGCAGCGACGAAGGCTAAGTTTGATGCATTATTTGCTGCAGGCGTTTTTGACGGTGTATCTGATACCACTTTCGGATTGAAAGAAGAAATGAATCGTGCCCAATTTGCGAAAGTAGCAGCGTTAATTACCGGTATTCAGGTTAAACCAGATCTCAAGACATCATCCTTCTCAGACGTAAGTGCAGACGATCCCGGTTACGGATATGCGTTACCATATATTGAAGCGATAAAGGCAGCAGGAATAACGGATGGCGTGGGAGAGGGTAGATTCGACCCTGCGGGTCAAGTGACCAAAGAGCAATTAGCTACATTTCTAGTTAAGATATTAGGTAAGGGAGACGAAGCAAAGGATGCCACAGGTAATATTCCGACCGTTTCAGATTGGGCTCAAGGGTACGTTGCTACGGCTCTCAACCTTGGATTAGTTACTCAGGTTCCTGGTGGTACGTTCGATGGAGGAACACCAGCAGACCGAGGAACTCTAGCTGGTGGTGCCTTCGAAACCGCTAAAAAGATTGAAGAGATTAAACCTCCGAATTTTACTGGAGTAAAATTTGAATCAGGAAGTGTTTTACATTTGGAGTTATCAGCAAAGGTCGATCCAAAGTCTATTGACCTATCTAAGCTAAAAATTGGTGGTATACCGTTTGATCCAACATTAGACAGCTTCAAGCTGTCCGACAATCTGAAGACGATTATTATTAAGTTGCATAATACTTTACCATTCGCTCCGGGCAACATGCCGTTAGTTGATATTAGTGAAGTTTTTCTGAAGACTCTATATGGCACTTCGGTGAAGAATGAGAATCCAAACCCAGGTCCAAGTCCAAGTCCGATCCCAAGCTGGACCCCAAGCCCGTATCCAACGGAAAATCCGTATCCAACGGAAAATCCGAATCCAACGGAAAATCCGAATCCAACGGAAAATCCGAATCCAACGGAGAATCCGAATCCAACGGAGAATCCGAATCCAACGGAGAATCCGAATCCAACGGAAAATCCGAATCCAACGGAGAATCCGAATCCGACAGAGAATCCGAATCCAACGGAAAATCCGAATCCAAACGAAATTCCATATCCTACTGAAGGTCCGAATCTGGACTAAAATCACGAATGACAAAGTGAGTAGTACGGTGGTTGTTATGCAAATAAAAAGGTATGAAG includes:
- a CDS encoding BMP family ABC transporter substrate-binding protein, whose protein sequence is MKKSIKGKFGVVLLAFAIILGGCGVANTGSKGESTNKDKLSVGYYVNGNLGDSGFFDSANAGLEKATKELGIEFKAVQGGGNQSDWPIGFESMVSSGKYELIVVGTSQMKEIAIDLANRYPDQKFIYFDETIVDVPNIYSVKYNQREGSFLAGAFAALVTNSNELENANPEKVVGFLGGMDIPIIKDFKSGYEQGVAYVDPEVKVITSFVGDFINAPKGKELSMAQYNSQQVDILYSVAGPSGIGALEAAKEVNKYAIGVNSNQNNVQPGNVLTSMLKNVDSSIFRAIDLYKQEKLPFGTNESLGFNEDGVGLAKDDLYNQYVPQTIRDQVDEIQAKLVSGEIKVQ
- a CDS encoding ABC transporter permease, producing the protein MLSNIWDQTANLTLIVILLRTLPPILLGALGGLMTDRAGVINIGIEGLMLVSAFVSIAVGSATGNWFLGVAGGTMASMLVSYGMAFFSLKMKVDIIIAGFVVNIFGAGITVVLMSIFYNSHGSYMPSVPVKIPNVVIPFLENIPVIGKLLSGHNLMVWISFLAVVFCFFLLYRTPYGAHLRATGEEPSAARSLGINVNRIQYSAIIWSGFFSGLAGAYLSMGMTSMFVRDMTAGTGFLALAVVIFGNRHPFGILAGSSVFALASALTMIIETTPGNVIPTQFIKMVPYVVTIVALVIYAIRKNRKATLAS
- a CDS encoding ABC transporter ATP-binding protein; this encodes MADLLEMRNIHKVYPNGTKANKGVSFSVRQGEIHALVGENGAGKSTLMKILFGLEAPTEGDILYQGEKITLKSPKDAIKYEIGMVHQHFMLVPSFTVAENIVLGIEPRRGVMSDRGKAVAETERLIQQFGLKVDPIAKVENISVGLKQRVEILKVLYRGARLIILDEPTAVLTPQETDELFQSLKKLVQEGYTIIFITHKLNEVMGISDRITVLKSGKTIATLNTSETNKEEISRLMVGRDVLLRVQKEPANPKEKVLVFDQVSCLSDTGSQVLKDVSFQIRAGEIFGIAGVEGNGQTELIEVITGFRKNSKGKITFLNHNLADHTIREIRNIGIGHIAEDRQTRGACLTSSIKENLILDLYRDPAFRKGPFLDQRKIREHAQRLIQEFNILTQSEETLAGSLSGGNIQKIVVAREISKNPKLLIAAQPTRGVDIGSIEFIHKEIVKKRDEGTAVLLVSAELTEVMSLSDRIGVIYNGELAVILENSDDLTEEELGFYMLGIKKQEVRVNAT
- a CDS encoding helix-turn-helix domain-containing protein, with product MDKEFTLASQLLILLDTERRWFTLAEIEKSLGISYKTIRKMVEDISEQLPSAVTIEVSRGKGIFLQRERSKAIQEVISTMFRQTVFYRLMNILFTSVSNLSMEELAAVMFMSTSSLKKLIVQLNNHDLKPYKLRITYSTPTIKGNEMNIRNFYWKLYCNAYEFTGWPFENINFEDANQLITNIEQEKNIVYFINSKRKLSFLLAIVIARVTKGKYVKIDEFGYPWEKGIFYLPVKTLAKELEEKYVIQFPNSEIFFIQSQVSLSQYHYYEGSDITPVKEVKLHEDKEEYQMGNLLISLLIKAYPALDKEERFILEIYGFFDRLLIDNAIPDWMTISKSHLTSYVQKECQHMIQELQLCMQTWNKTYPSISYNDFHITKLTLIVRSSLRYQTKRAFLVVGEEFSIRHYIADLIKKEIGDQLIINTSIMKGLTDEIMQENQIDLVISNIPVALKQVPVVMISTIPSPRDLDNIRKALVEL
- a CDS encoding ABC transporter permease — translated: MKQRNAIYLDLLGILLAIGAALFIGIIVILAISNEPVAALRSLFIDPFTSLFSFGSVLNRMVPLVFTGLAIVVVFQSGVFSMGAEGQLYMGALTGALAAVYIPGLSPWIHIPLVIIASIIGGGLFGFIPGFLKAVFKADEIVSTLMFNFIAVLFVSFLLNYVLKDPNSGGFARLPYVQGSAKLGQIIPGMPTHAGFLIAIVASIVVYFLMYKTKMGYELRTVGKNPLFAEYGGIATKKVIMLSIAISGALAGLGGAVEVTGMHGTLKEGFSVGLGFDGIIVCLLARNHPIGVLLSAFFYAYLQVGGQAMQANSDVPRDIAIIIQALLVLFISSQAIFAYLKQRKLRSAQGGAPVAK
- the deoD gene encoding purine-nucleoside phosphorylase, which gives rise to MSRHLSAQKGEIAERVLLPGDPLRAKFVAEHFLDEAYCYNEVRGMYGYTGLYKGIPVSVQGTGMGNPSMSIYGTELVVDYDVKKLIRIGTCGAMQEEIKIRDIIMAQAVSSDSNLTEKVFHGCNYAPTADFTLLMKAFHQAQDKNVNVFVGNIYNSDEFYRETLERLNKFMEFGVLGVEMESTALYTLAAKYGVKALTILTVGSQLLRQEFLTHKESEQSFYEMVEIALNTIID
- a CDS encoding purine/pyrimidine permease; the encoded protein is MKVILSGLQWMIFMIAGAIAAPIAIADLYNLTPIETSELIQSTIIVLGIAGFLQGLLGHKFPIHEGPAGLWWSIFTIYASLVGVLYSSNIAALQALSGGMIISGGLFVLISVFKLMDKIARLFTPTITFIYLFLLIFQLSGSFMKGMMGITSSHTLLDVNVLLLSVIVICITFWLGNCRLALLRQFSVIVSILIGWLLFMICGKVPVIVQADALIKLPNIFPFGWPQFDGGTMTTAFLLTLLLITNAIASIRLMETVMKHKPMDHNRYLRAGFVSGITHIISGCLGAIGSVPISGAAGYVEQTGTRERRSFLIGCSLVVFISLFPPIMNVISAIPAPIGYAVTFVIFVKMVGLALMELKKVFHEKRTFIISGVSLIFGVGLMFVPSSATSHMSPVLIAILNNGLISGSLLAIILEQGWIWKDRFNAKNSKKINP